The sequence below is a genomic window from Prosthecobacter dejongeii.
GAAGTTTCTCATCGAGGACGCGACGAAGATGGATCAACACAAGGAACTGGGAGATGACTTCAACCTCGTCTTCCTGCGTCATCAGAACTTCTGGCACGGGCAGGAGCTGTGGAAAAAGATCTTTGACCAAGGCATCGCCAAACTCCGACCCGATGGCATGCTGGTCATCACCAGTTACTTCGATGTGGAGCACAAACTGGCCCTCAAAGCCCTGGAAGCGCTGGGCATGGAAGTGGTGAGTAATAAGCGCAACAAAGCCTCCCGTGCCCTTTCGGATGCCCCAGGGAAATCCGTGGACCGCTGGGTGGCTGTGCTACGGCGCAAGGCCTAGGCTGGAGTGGTGGGTAGGAAAAATCGGCACAAAGGATTGAATGCAAGCGTGGGCCTGTGCGTCAGAGTGAGGGATGAAACTAAAACTTTTTTCCCTGAATCTGGGCTCCGGTGTGGCGGTCTTGCTGGCCGCTCTGGTGGTAGGAGCGCCCATGGCCTCCCAGGCTGCCCGGGAGGATTCGCGTCGTGAGCGGGCCCCCAGCCAAGCACGGCCTGCTGCCCCTAGCCGCCCATCGCCTTCCCGGCCCACCCCCTCTGCTAGCCGCCCCCCTGCGGCACGTCCTTCGGCCCCACGCCCCTCCGTCTCCCGGCCCAGCACGCCGCAGCGCCCCCCTACAGTGAGCCGGCCCAGCGTGCAGCGCCCACCTTCCGTCTCCCGCCCCACCACGGTGGTGCGGCCAAAGACCGCTTATGAAAAGGCCTACCCGGGACGCAGCCCCCAGCGGCCGACGGTGACCACCCGCCCCACGCCAGAGCGGCCTTCAGTGACCCGGCCCAGCGTCCCTAGCCGCCCTTCCGTGACGCGTCCTAGCATACCCAAGCGGCCTTCGATTGTGACACGCCCAGGTTCCGGTTCGGATAGGCCTACGATCACCCGCCCAAGCGTGCAGCGCCCTTCGGTGAGCCGCCCGCTGACGCCTTATGAAAAAGCCTATCCTGGGCGCCGCCCAGGCGTGGTGGCTGCCGCCCACAGCGGTCATCGCCACTTTACCGACTCGTCGCGTTTCGCACGGATTGACCGTCATGAGGCCTACCGCTCTTATCCCCGCAGTCACTACCGGCTGTGCCATGGGCAGGGCTGGCGCGGTCTGGGCTGGTATTTCGGCCCGCCGAACGTGTCCTACTACTATGAGACGCCCGGTGTGTCTTATTACAGCTCTCGCAGCTACGCCCCAGCTAGTTATGTGAATCTGACGTATTCCCCAGTGAATTCGCTGGACTACTCCGTGCAGGAAGCCCTGGCAAACTTGGGCTACTACGACGGCCCTCTGGATGGTGACATCGGTCCGATGTCTCGCCTTTCGATCGCGAATTTCCAGGCTGACAACGGTTTGGAACCGACGGGGATCATTGATGAAGTGCTGCTGGATTACCTCGGCATCGAATGATGGGTGATCTGCCTCTGACAAAGGGCAAATTTTGAGTCAGGTCCCAAGGGGCCGGGCTTGAGGTTTGCCCTTTTTCGTGGGTTCGAGATGAGGCGCGTTTGCGCTAAAAAACAACATTCGTGATGAAATGGAGACGGCAAAGGCGTTCAGCCATGGACCGCCCAACCTTCCATGAAAAAGTTTCTCTGCCTCCTCCTGCCCTTAGTGGCCCTGGCCGCCGATCCCCTGCCTGAGCCCGCCGTGGTGACGGCGGCGATGAAAAAAGCGACGTCTTTTTACACGGAAAAACTGGCTGTGCATGGGGGCTATGCCAGTTCCTGGACCAAGGATCTGAGCCTGGGCATGACGGAGCATAAGAAGTCGAAGACGGTCATTTCCATCCAGCCACATGGCACCACGACGGTGGGCCTGGCGCTGGTGAAGGCCTATCAGGCCACGGGGGATGCGCAGTTTCTAGAGGCGGCCAAAGCAGCAGGCCGCGCCCTCGTGGAGTGCCAGCTTTCCAGCGGTGGCTGGGAAAGTGCCATGGACTTTGCCGAGGAGTCCATGAAACGCTACCACCTGCGCCAGCAGGTGCTGGCAGGGGATAAGGAACCTGGTAAACGCCACTACCAGAGTACGTTGGATGATAATAAAACGCAGTCAGCTTTGCTCTTCCTCCTCGAGCTGGCGCATCTGCCGGAGTGCAAGGAAGAGACCGCCCTGCATGACAGCCTGAAAGCTGGGCTGGATAGCCTGCTGGCTGCTCAATACCCGAACGGCGGATTTCCCCAACAGTATGCGGGCCCGGTGGATGCAAGCACGCCGGTGCTGAAGGCGGCCTATCCAAAAGCATGGCCACGGGAATTTCCCAAAGAGAACTACGTGGGCTTTTACACGCTGAATGATGGCAACATGCAGAAGATCGTCCAACTGCTGCTACGTGCGTATGAGTTGACCCAGGAGGAGCGCTTCCTCAGTGCCTCGAAAAAGGCAGGAGATTTTTTTATCCTCGCTCAGATGCCTGAGCCGCAGCCCGGCTGGGCCCAGCAGTACAATCTGCAAATGGAGCCAGTGTGGGCGCGCAAGTTTGAGCCGCCCTGTGTGACGGGTGGGGAAAGCCTGAGTACCATGGAGACGCTGCATGAGCTCTACGTGGTGACGGGAGATGAAAAATATCTCAAGCCCCTGCCCGCCGCCTTTGCCTGGTATGAAAAATCTGCCCTGCCGGATGGCCAGTATGCTCGGTTTTATGAGCTGCAGACGAATAAGCCCCTCTACTTCGTGAAGGACACATATGAGCTGGTGTATGACGATGGCAACCTGCCCACGCATTACGGCTTTAAGCTGGATACCGTGGGCCGTGATCTGGAGCGCCTGAAGGAGCTGCTAAAAAAACCACGGGAAGAACTGCTGGCGAAACGGGCCGCACCCACCACGGAGAAAAGCTGGACCAGCCGCGCGAAAGGAGCTGTGGATAAAACCGTGCAGGCGCTGAAAACGCAGACGCCTGAAGGGTATTGGCTGAAGGGAGACGAGATCGAAGCAGCCGATTTTGTGAAACACATGCAAGCCATGAGTCTGTATGTGGAGGGCGCGCGCAAAGGTGGCGAAGCGTTTGAGAAACTCAAAGTTCGTTAGGGCATTTTAAATGATCTTGAGCACACGAGGGCTCGGGGGAGGGACCGTGCAGAGGGCGTGAAGGTGTCGTTTAGAGGAATAGGGCACCTTTTGCGAACGAGGTTCTGCGGGCTGTGACCACCCCCTCACCTTGGCATCTCCCCCCAATTCTTGGGGGGAGAGGGAATGCGCTTTTGAAAGCTCAAAATTGAAGACCGAACGGCTGCTAATCATGGAGCGAACGAGGTATGAACCGCTCTGAAATTCATGCCGCAAAGATGAGTCTCTTGGTGTTTTAATCGCCTAGGGCTGGCGTGGCTTGAGGATCATGGAGCGTGTGCTTTTGAAGGCCTTGAGCTGGGCTTGCGCACCCTGAATCTCAAGACGCACGCTGCCATCCGCCTCCAGATCGAAGAGCGGCACCTGCTGCTGCTGGCAAAAGTCGCGCAGGCGCTGGGGCAGGGTTTCTTCAGGGCTGTAGCGGTCGTTGGAGCTGATGATGGCCTGTGGTTGCGCGGCCAGAAGAAGCTCCGTGAGACCGGCGATGTCGGCGCTGTGCTGGTGCCGAACTAAAAGGTCGCAACGCAGTGTGTCTGGCTTCTCCAGCAGGCGTTTTTCAGTGATGAAGCCAGCGTCGTTGAGCCACAGCACGCGAAAGGCCCCGAGGTGGATCATGAGAACCAGACCACGATCATCGGCCTTTTCGTGGAGGTCACGTGGCCCCGGGTGCAGGACTTGAGCGGTGATGGGTTGGGTTTCATACGGAGCGATGGGGATGGTCTGGCCCTGCTCATGGCGCTGCCAGAGGGGGCTGTCTGGATGGACTTGAGTGCTGAGTTTTTTCAGGCTGGAAAAAGGTGGATCGGGCTTCCAGGGTTCTAGGTGACTGGTGTGCAGGGTGGGCCTGCCCTGGGCGGCAAGCACCCAGGGGGCTGCACCCACATGGGAGATGTCTGAATGGCTGAGGATGAGACCCTGGAGCTGATCCACCCCAGCCTGCCGGAGAAAGGGCCGCACGACATACCGCCACTGATCCTCATTTCCCGTATCCAGCAGCCAGTGCTGCGAGCCGCTGGCCAAATATGCGGCCCCACCACCAAACGGAAGCTGGAAGACCTGTATCGCGGCCTCCGGCGCAGTCACCTGCACCACATTCACGTGATGATTTGCCCCCGGCCATGTGGCGAACCAAGTGGCCGCCGCCACCATGAAACTGGCGAGGTGGGCATTAAGCTGATTAAACGCCGCGACAGCCCAGCCCCAGTGCAAACTCGCAAAAACCAAGCTGATGCAGGACAGCAGAAGGCACAGCTCCGATGCAGGCACGAGGATCAGATTTGACACCAGAGCCACCGGTGAAAAGGTCTGAAAATGGCCTAACAAAAAGGGCAGACTTCCGAACCAGGCGGCGATGGAGCTGAATAATAAAGCGGCTGCCCACATGCGAAGTCGTGAGCCGCAGCGCTGCCCATAGGTAGCCAGGGTGGGTGGGAGATACGGGTCCAGCTCTGACCAGGCGTGGGTCAAGGTGAGCAGGCCGGAGGCGATCATGACGATGGCTAGCAACACAAAAAAGGAGAGCTGGAAGCCGGGCATAAACAGCAGGTGAGTCTCTGCCGTGAGCAGCAGCAGGGCCACGGCCCCCAGGATATTGATGACCTGGGATTTACGATTCAGCAGCGGTGCCGCGAGAACAAAGGCCGTCATGAAGGCCGCCCGTGCGGCGGAAGGGCGCCAACCAGTGATGAAGGCATACGCAAAGACGAGGAGGATGAGGACGATGCTGAGGCGTAGGCGGCCTAACCAACTGAGGCCCATGGAGGCGATGTGGGCCAGCATGACGACGTGAAGGCCACTGACGGCAAAGACATGCAGGGTGCCGCTGTCGCGGAAGGCGTCTTCAATGTCCTTACCTGCGGCATCGGAGGCACCGAGAGCCATGGCCAAGATGACGCCAGCCTGGGTAGGCTGAGACTCCAGGCCCTGAGTGAGCCGCTGAGTGATCCACTGCCGGGAGGCTTCCGCTGCATGCAGGAGACGAAACCGAAGAGCTAGCGCATCTGCCTTTTCCAGGGTGATTTCCTGGGCTTTTAAGGTGGCCACCCAGCCCATGCGTAAGCTGTAAGTGACGGCATCGAACTGACCGGGATTGTTAGGCGGTGCAGGCAGACTGAGACGGCCCTGGAGAGTGTAGATACCGGGGGTAGCGAGGGTGTAACCCTCCGGTAGGCGCACTTTAACACTGAGTTTCTGCGGCGTGAACTGTGTCTCCCGTGACCATTTGAGGTGCGTCACTTCACAGAGGGCGGTGGCCTGATCCAGCTCGGCCCCTTCAGTCCAGGGATACAACCGCCCCTGCACCGTGGCCGTTTCTGCTGTATCGGGGCGGGTGAGTAGATGCTGCCGCACGGGATGGCCGAAGGTCTCTGCCAACCGCTGCGAATGCCAAAAGATGAACCCTAGACAGATGAGTGGCAGGGCCGTGGCAAGGCCTGGACGATAGGCGAAATACAGCCCAACCAAAAGCGTGACAAGGCAGAAACCCAACCCAGGAGTGTAGGCCTGAAACTCGGCAACTAGGATACCCACGATGGCCGCCAGCATGAGCAGCAGCATGGGGTAGCGACTGGGCCACGGGAGGAAGCGAGAGCGGAAAGACATCGTCCAATGGCGGCGAGCTTGAGCAGGTGACGAGCTAAGGCCGATGATGCGCGCGCCCACTTTCCTCTGTTAGGTGTTTATACTCGGCCTGCTCCAGCTCATGCAGCTTGTGGTGGGCATTGGCACTGTGGCGGGTGT
It includes:
- a CDS encoding methyltransferase domain-containing protein encodes the protein MNEPFSTPQASPAGDSLLVHASTSLPPSIAQDMAKLKGLLRESLQPNLKAANDLRILNLACGRCDEAETLVSVGQELTPGGQVEMIGADIRIREIRQAREQHAHLPAKFLIEDATKMDQHKELGDDFNLVFLRHQNFWHGQELWKKIFDQGIAKLRPDGMLVITSYFDVEHKLALKALEALGMEVVSNKRNKASRALSDAPGKSVDRWVAVLRRKA
- a CDS encoding peptidoglycan-binding domain-containing protein; protein product: MKLKLFSLNLGSGVAVLLAALVVGAPMASQAAREDSRRERAPSQARPAAPSRPSPSRPTPSASRPPAARPSAPRPSVSRPSTPQRPPTVSRPSVQRPPSVSRPTTVVRPKTAYEKAYPGRSPQRPTVTTRPTPERPSVTRPSVPSRPSVTRPSIPKRPSIVTRPGSGSDRPTITRPSVQRPSVSRPLTPYEKAYPGRRPGVVAAAHSGHRHFTDSSRFARIDRHEAYRSYPRSHYRLCHGQGWRGLGWYFGPPNVSYYYETPGVSYYSSRSYAPASYVNLTYSPVNSLDYSVQEALANLGYYDGPLDGDIGPMSRLSIANFQADNGLEPTGIIDEVLLDYLGIE
- a CDS encoding pectate lyase gives rise to the protein MKKFLCLLLPLVALAADPLPEPAVVTAAMKKATSFYTEKLAVHGGYASSWTKDLSLGMTEHKKSKTVISIQPHGTTTVGLALVKAYQATGDAQFLEAAKAAGRALVECQLSSGGWESAMDFAEESMKRYHLRQQVLAGDKEPGKRHYQSTLDDNKTQSALLFLLELAHLPECKEETALHDSLKAGLDSLLAAQYPNGGFPQQYAGPVDASTPVLKAAYPKAWPREFPKENYVGFYTLNDGNMQKIVQLLLRAYELTQEERFLSASKKAGDFFILAQMPEPQPGWAQQYNLQMEPVWARKFEPPCVTGGESLSTMETLHELYVVTGDEKYLKPLPAAFAWYEKSALPDGQYARFYELQTNKPLYFVKDTYELVYDDGNLPTHYGFKLDTVGRDLERLKELLKKPREELLAKRAAPTTEKSWTSRAKGAVDKTVQALKTQTPEGYWLKGDEIEAADFVKHMQAMSLYVEGARKGGEAFEKLKVR
- a CDS encoding ComEC/Rec2 family competence protein, yielding MSFRSRFLPWPSRYPMLLLMLAAIVGILVAEFQAYTPGLGFCLVTLLVGLYFAYRPGLATALPLICLGFIFWHSQRLAETFGHPVRQHLLTRPDTAETATVQGRLYPWTEGAELDQATALCEVTHLKWSRETQFTPQKLSVKVRLPEGYTLATPGIYTLQGRLSLPAPPNNPGQFDAVTYSLRMGWVATLKAQEITLEKADALALRFRLLHAAEASRQWITQRLTQGLESQPTQAGVILAMALGASDAAGKDIEDAFRDSGTLHVFAVSGLHVVMLAHIASMGLSWLGRLRLSIVLILLVFAYAFITGWRPSAARAAFMTAFVLAAPLLNRKSQVINILGAVALLLLTAETHLLFMPGFQLSFFVLLAIVMIASGLLTLTHAWSELDPYLPPTLATYGQRCGSRLRMWAAALLFSSIAAWFGSLPFLLGHFQTFSPVALVSNLILVPASELCLLLSCISLVFASLHWGWAVAAFNQLNAHLASFMVAAATWFATWPGANHHVNVVQVTAPEAAIQVFQLPFGGGAAYLASGSQHWLLDTGNEDQWRYVVRPFLRQAGVDQLQGLILSHSDISHVGAAPWVLAAQGRPTLHTSHLEPWKPDPPFSSLKKLSTQVHPDSPLWQRHEQGQTIPIAPYETQPITAQVLHPGPRDLHEKADDRGLVLMIHLGAFRVLWLNDAGFITEKRLLEKPDTLRCDLLVRHQHSADIAGLTELLLAAQPQAIISSNDRYSPEETLPQRLRDFCQQQQVPLFDLEADGSVRLEIQGAQAQLKAFKSTRSMILKPRQP